The following proteins are encoded in a genomic region of Actinomadura sp. NAK00032:
- a CDS encoding heme ABC transporter ATP-binding protein, with protein sequence MIALRRRTRLPGPSEPGSVALAAHGVTVRRGARTVLDGVDLEVRHGETLLLVGPNGAGKSTLLSALAGDLRPSAGRVALHGRPLDAWTPREQAMRRATLPQHHALAFAFTVAEVVRMGRSPWAGTELEDEDDAAVARAMRDADVAEFADRPFPALSGGEQARAALARVLAQRAGTLLLDEPTAALDIRHQEQVFALLRGEAARGRAVIAVVHDLDLAAAYADRVAVLAHGRIAACGPPPHVLTTALLSEVYRHDIEVMPHPRTARPVVLPHRPPAPDRKETT encoded by the coding sequence GTGATCGCCCTGCGCCGCCGGACGCGCCTCCCCGGGCCGTCCGAGCCGGGCTCGGTGGCGCTCGCCGCGCACGGCGTCACCGTCAGGCGGGGCGCCCGGACCGTCCTGGACGGCGTCGACCTGGAGGTCCGGCACGGCGAGACCCTCCTCCTCGTGGGCCCGAACGGCGCGGGGAAGTCGACGCTGCTGTCGGCGCTGGCCGGCGACCTGCGCCCGTCGGCCGGGCGGGTCGCGCTCCACGGCCGTCCGCTCGACGCGTGGACGCCCCGCGAGCAGGCCATGCGCCGGGCCACGCTGCCGCAGCACCACGCCCTCGCGTTCGCGTTCACCGTCGCCGAGGTCGTCCGCATGGGCCGCAGCCCCTGGGCGGGCACCGAACTGGAGGACGAGGACGACGCCGCCGTGGCACGCGCCATGCGCGACGCGGACGTGGCCGAGTTCGCCGACCGTCCGTTCCCCGCCCTGTCGGGCGGCGAGCAGGCGCGGGCGGCGCTCGCCCGCGTGCTGGCCCAGCGCGCCGGGACGCTGCTGCTCGACGAGCCGACCGCCGCCCTCGACATCCGGCACCAGGAGCAGGTGTTCGCCCTGCTCCGCGGCGAGGCGGCGCGAGGGCGCGCCGTCATCGCCGTCGTCCACGACCTGGACCTGGCCGCCGCCTACGCCGACCGCGTCGCGGTGCTGGCGCACGGCCGGATCGCGGCCTGCGGGCCGCCCCCGCACGTCCTGACGACCGCGCTGCTCAGCGAGGTCTACCGGCACGACATCGAGGTCATGCCCCATCCCCGTACGGCCCGCCCGGTGGTGCTGCCGCACCGCCCGCCGGCACCCGACCGCAAGGAAACGACATG
- a CDS encoding iron ABC transporter permease produces MTAVQEKAAPPAAASGGKRPARLRGTLLIGGLAAALVAAVIAGASLGQVGIPPAEVLGSIAHRLGLDLGPVPSGPQGDNALWVVRFPRVALAVVTGAALGCGGAMMQGVFGNPLAEPGVIGVSSGAATGAAAVIVFGLTAFGGWTVVLAAFAGGLATTLLVYAVSRAGGRTEVVTLLLTGIAVNAVTSAALGLLMFASGNDALRAITSWQLGSLASATWPAVAAVAPCAAAGIAIACACARRLDVLALGERSARQLGVDVERLRFTGIAVIALTTSAAVAFSGIIAFIGLVVPHLVRMAAGPGHRVLIPASALGGAVLVVVADVVARTSIAYQELPLGVLTSLVGGPFFFWLLRRTRTRAGGWQ; encoded by the coding sequence ATGACCGCCGTCCAGGAGAAGGCCGCCCCTCCGGCGGCGGCCAGTGGGGGGAAGCGCCCGGCGCGGCTGCGCGGGACGCTGCTGATCGGCGGGCTGGCCGCCGCGCTCGTGGCGGCGGTCATCGCGGGCGCGAGCCTCGGGCAGGTCGGCATCCCGCCCGCCGAGGTGCTCGGCTCCATCGCGCACCGGCTCGGGCTCGACCTCGGGCCGGTGCCGTCGGGACCGCAGGGCGACAACGCGCTGTGGGTCGTCCGCTTCCCCCGCGTCGCGCTCGCCGTCGTCACCGGCGCGGCGCTCGGCTGCGGCGGCGCGATGATGCAGGGCGTCTTCGGCAACCCGCTCGCCGAGCCCGGCGTCATCGGGGTGTCGTCGGGCGCCGCGACCGGCGCCGCCGCCGTGATCGTGTTCGGGCTGACCGCGTTCGGCGGCTGGACGGTCGTCCTCGCCGCGTTCGCCGGCGGGCTCGCGACGACGCTGCTGGTGTACGCGGTGTCGCGGGCGGGCGGCCGTACCGAGGTCGTCACGCTGCTGCTCACCGGCATCGCGGTCAACGCCGTCACCTCCGCCGCGCTCGGCCTGCTGATGTTCGCCTCCGGCAACGACGCGCTGCGCGCCATCACGTCCTGGCAGCTCGGCAGCCTCGCGTCCGCGACCTGGCCCGCCGTGGCGGCCGTCGCGCCGTGCGCCGCGGCGGGCATCGCCATCGCCTGCGCGTGCGCCCGCCGGCTGGACGTCCTCGCGCTCGGCGAGCGGTCCGCGCGGCAGCTCGGCGTGGACGTGGAGCGGCTGCGCTTCACGGGCATCGCGGTCATCGCGCTCACCACCTCGGCGGCCGTGGCGTTCAGCGGGATCATCGCGTTCATCGGCCTGGTCGTCCCGCACCTGGTGCGGATGGCGGCGGGCCCGGGCCACCGCGTCCTGATCCCGGCGTCCGCGCTCGGCGGCGCGGTGCTCGTCGTCGTCGCCGACGTGGTGGCCCGGACGTCCATCGCCTACCAGGAGCTCCCGCTCGGCGTGCTGACGTCGCTGGTCGGTGGCCCGTTCTTCTTCTGGCTGCTGCGCCGGACCCGGACCCGCGCCGGAGGCTGGCAGTGA
- a CDS encoding hemin ABC transporter substrate-binding protein codes for MNVARPRLLGASAVVLAGLLLSGCAAGTAASRTTAADPAATCGPSTVEVARDVKPIGPAPEPRLPVTVRSADGRDVTVRSADRVLALNMYGSLAEIVYSLGLGDRMVGRDASTTFGGAAHLPLVTTNGHDLSAEAILRLDPSVVIADAGIGPPEAMDQLRAAGVPVVLVGDDQTLPAIGEHVTAVAAALGVPAAGKALRARIDEEIEAGRAAAAESAAPLRVAFLYLRGTAGVYLIGGKGAGSDALIEAIGATDAGTAAGLSGFRPLTSEGMINAAPDVILVLTKGLASVGGVRGLVGLPGIAQTPAGRDRRVVDADDGSLLTFGPRTGATIKALAAAVHRPCAP; via the coding sequence GTGAACGTCGCCAGACCGCGCCTTCTCGGCGCGTCCGCCGTCGTCCTGGCGGGGCTGCTGCTGAGCGGCTGCGCCGCCGGCACGGCCGCGTCCAGGACCACCGCCGCCGACCCGGCGGCGACCTGCGGGCCGTCCACGGTCGAGGTCGCCCGCGACGTGAAGCCGATCGGCCCCGCGCCCGAGCCGAGGCTGCCCGTGACGGTGCGGTCGGCGGACGGCCGGGACGTCACCGTCCGCAGCGCCGACCGCGTCCTCGCGCTCAACATGTACGGGTCGCTCGCCGAGATCGTCTACAGCCTCGGCCTCGGCGACCGCATGGTCGGCCGGGACGCCTCCACCACGTTCGGCGGCGCCGCGCACCTGCCGCTGGTGACCACGAACGGCCACGACCTGTCGGCCGAGGCCATCCTGCGCCTGGACCCGAGCGTCGTCATCGCCGACGCCGGGATCGGGCCGCCCGAGGCGATGGACCAGCTCCGCGCGGCCGGCGTCCCCGTCGTCCTCGTCGGCGACGACCAGACGCTGCCCGCGATCGGTGAGCACGTCACGGCGGTGGCCGCCGCGCTGGGCGTCCCGGCGGCGGGCAAGGCCCTGCGCGCCCGCATCGACGAGGAGATCGAGGCCGGCCGCGCTGCGGCGGCGGAATCGGCCGCGCCGCTGCGCGTCGCGTTCCTCTACCTGCGCGGCACCGCCGGGGTCTACCTCATCGGCGGCAAGGGCGCCGGCTCCGACGCGCTGATCGAGGCGATCGGCGCGACCGACGCCGGAACCGCCGCCGGGCTGTCCGGGTTCCGGCCGCTGACCAGCGAGGGCATGATCAACGCCGCGCCCGACGTGATCCTCGTCCTGACCAAGGGGCTGGCGTCGGTCGGCGGCGTGCGCGGCCTGGTCGGGCTGCCCGGCATCGCGCAGACGCCCGCCGGGCGCGACAGGCGGGTCGTGGACGCCGACGACGGGAGCCTGCTCACGTTCGGCCCCCGCACCGGCGCGACCATCAAGGCGCTGGCCGCCGCCGTCCACCGGCCGTGCGCGCCATGA
- a CDS encoding DUF916 domain-containing protein — MTSKAALAGGAVLTAVLLIPPAPAAAAPGDPGAMAWAVRPAGPKGPSGRDYFGYSLSPGQTVRDKVSISNLSDRARTFRVYATDAFTTADGSFGLLTADRTPTGVGTWVTIERGSYTVKAGRTVQVPFTLKVPHDATPGDHGGGIVASVTEQRTTARGQRVNVDRRVAARVYLRAAGALAPALQVTALRTGYDAPLVGNGRMDVTYTVRNTGNLRMTALARIGAQGPFGLPLGEQVSRGIPELLPGGSYTFTERIGGVPPAGRLAASVRLSPTDPQTGRPVAARPVARKASLWHVPWLIAGAVAVLAAGAVYARRRRPRSAR, encoded by the coding sequence ATGACCAGCAAGGCCGCCCTCGCGGGCGGTGCCGTCCTGACGGCCGTCCTCCTCATCCCGCCCGCGCCGGCCGCGGCCGCCCCGGGCGACCCGGGCGCCATGGCCTGGGCGGTGCGGCCCGCCGGGCCGAAGGGCCCCAGCGGGCGCGACTACTTCGGCTACTCGCTCTCCCCCGGGCAGACCGTCCGGGACAAGGTGTCGATCTCCAACCTGAGCGACCGCGCCCGGACGTTCCGGGTGTACGCCACCGACGCCTTCACCACCGCCGACGGCTCGTTCGGCCTGCTCACCGCCGACCGCACCCCGACCGGCGTCGGGACGTGGGTGACGATCGAGCGCGGCTCGTACACGGTCAAGGCGGGCAGGACGGTGCAGGTGCCGTTCACGCTCAAGGTGCCGCACGACGCCACGCCGGGCGACCACGGCGGCGGCATCGTCGCGTCCGTCACCGAGCAGCGGACCACCGCGCGGGGGCAGCGCGTCAACGTCGACCGGCGGGTCGCGGCGCGCGTCTACCTGCGGGCCGCCGGGGCGCTCGCGCCCGCCCTCCAGGTCACCGCGCTGCGCACCGGGTACGACGCGCCGCTCGTCGGCAACGGCCGGATGGACGTCACCTACACCGTCCGCAACACCGGGAACCTGCGGATGACCGCGCTGGCCAGGATCGGCGCGCAGGGGCCGTTCGGGCTGCCGCTCGGGGAGCAGGTCTCCCGCGGCATCCCCGAACTGCTGCCCGGCGGCAGCTACACCTTCACGGAGCGGATCGGCGGCGTCCCGCCGGCGGGACGGCTGGCCGCCTCGGTCAGGCTCTCGCCGACCGACCCGCAGACCGGCAGGCCGGTCGCCGCACGGCCGGTGGCCCGCAAGGCGTCGCTGTGGCACGTTCCGTGGCTGATCGCGGGCGCCGTCGCCGTGCTCGCCGCCGGGGCCGTGTACGCGCGGCGCCGACGTCCGAGGAGCGCCCGATGA
- a CDS encoding NAD(P)-dependent alcohol dehydrogenase, with protein sequence MRALRLLEWKSDPELVEVAEPEPGPGQVVVKVGGAGACHSDLHLMRDFDGATLPWGPPFTLGHENAGWVHAVGDGVRGLDVGRPVAVYGPWGCGICPRCQIGAEDYCENPAEAPVPGGGGGLGLDGGMAEYLLVPAARFLLPLPDGLDPVAAAPLTDAGLTPYHAVRRSWAKLPPGATAVVIGTGGLGHLGVQVLKATTAARVIAVDTREEARERAMAHGADLALPSGGGTADAVREATGGRGADVVLDFVGVDATLAIAAASARMLGDVTIVGIGGGTLPVSFFSVPYEVSFQTTYWGTRPELAEVLDLAARGLLRPDVTEFPLDRALDAYRDMEAGRLEGRAVIVPG encoded by the coding sequence ATGCGCGCACTTCGGTTGCTGGAGTGGAAGTCCGATCCGGAGCTGGTCGAGGTCGCCGAGCCGGAGCCGGGGCCGGGCCAGGTCGTCGTCAAGGTCGGGGGCGCGGGGGCCTGCCATTCGGACCTGCACCTCATGCGCGACTTCGACGGCGCGACGCTGCCGTGGGGGCCGCCGTTCACCCTCGGCCATGAGAACGCCGGGTGGGTGCACGCCGTCGGCGACGGCGTGCGCGGGCTCGACGTGGGCCGGCCGGTGGCCGTGTACGGGCCGTGGGGCTGCGGGATCTGCCCGCGCTGCCAGATCGGGGCGGAGGACTACTGCGAGAACCCGGCGGAGGCGCCGGTGCCCGGAGGCGGCGGCGGGCTCGGCCTCGACGGCGGCATGGCCGAGTACCTGCTCGTCCCCGCCGCGCGGTTCCTCCTGCCGCTGCCGGACGGCCTCGACCCGGTGGCGGCGGCGCCGCTGACCGACGCCGGGCTCACCCCGTACCACGCCGTCCGGCGGTCGTGGGCGAAGCTGCCGCCGGGCGCGACCGCGGTCGTGATCGGGACGGGCGGGCTCGGCCACCTGGGGGTGCAGGTCCTCAAGGCCACCACCGCCGCCCGGGTCATCGCCGTCGACACGCGGGAGGAGGCCCGGGAGCGCGCGATGGCGCACGGCGCCGACCTCGCCCTCCCGTCCGGCGGCGGCACGGCGGACGCCGTGCGGGAGGCGACCGGCGGGCGCGGCGCGGACGTGGTGCTCGACTTCGTCGGCGTGGACGCGACGCTCGCGATCGCCGCCGCGTCGGCGCGGATGCTCGGCGACGTGACGATCGTCGGCATCGGCGGCGGCACGCTGCCGGTGTCGTTCTTCTCCGTCCCCTACGAGGTGTCGTTCCAGACGACCTACTGGGGGACGCGGCCGGAGCTGGCGGAGGTCCTCGACCTGGCGGCGCGGGGGCTGCTGCGGCCCGACGTCACCGAGTTCCCGCTGGACCGGGCGCTCGACGCCTACCGCGACATGGAGGCGGGCCGGCTGGAGGGCCGCGCCGTGATCGTGCCCGGCTGA
- a CDS encoding cyclic nucleotide-binding domain-containing protein — MSILTAADLAREPFLHGMRGADLARLATAARPAAIPAGRRIIAEGGPAERFWLIRDGEAALDLRVPGRGTVVVDTSGPGSVLGWSWLFHPYRWRFGATAVTGVEAVEFDGRLVRTLCAVDPALGYELTRRFTELAVDRLQAVRLRLLEAASAAPAPHP; from the coding sequence GTGAGCATCCTTACGGCGGCCGACCTCGCGCGGGAGCCCTTCCTGCACGGGATGCGCGGCGCCGACCTGGCCAGGCTGGCGACCGCGGCCCGGCCCGCCGCGATCCCGGCGGGGCGGCGGATCATCGCCGAGGGCGGGCCCGCCGAGCGGTTCTGGCTGATCCGCGACGGCGAGGCGGCGCTCGACCTGCGCGTGCCCGGCCGCGGGACGGTCGTCGTCGACACCTCCGGGCCCGGCTCGGTGCTGGGCTGGTCCTGGCTGTTCCACCCGTACCGGTGGCGCTTCGGCGCGACGGCGGTCACCGGTGTCGAGGCCGTCGAGTTCGACGGGCGGCTGGTGCGCACGCTGTGCGCGGTCGACCCCGCGCTCGGCTACGAGCTGACCCGCCGCTTCACCGAACTCGCCGTCGACCGGCTCCAGGCGGTGCGGCTGCGGCTCCTGGAGGCCGCCTCCGCCGCGCCCGCGCCGCACCCGTGA
- a CDS encoding response regulator transcription factor: MSGEAAGTIRVFLLDDHEVVRRGVAALLSAEDDIEIVGEAGTADHALARIPAARPDVAVLDVRLPDGDGVTVCREIRSRLPDLACLMLTSFDDEDALFEAVMAGAAGYVLKQIHGSDLVGAVRTVATGQSLLDPRSTARMLQRLRDRQEKQDPLRALTDQERHIFDLIGEGLTNRQIGERLFLAEKTVKNYISSIFAKLGMSRRTQAAALAAQLKADRRDSHI, translated from the coding sequence ATGAGCGGTGAGGCCGCCGGGACGATCCGGGTGTTCCTGCTGGACGACCACGAGGTCGTCCGCCGCGGGGTCGCGGCGCTGCTGTCGGCCGAGGACGACATCGAGATCGTCGGCGAGGCCGGCACCGCCGACCACGCGCTCGCCCGCATCCCCGCCGCGCGCCCCGACGTCGCCGTCCTGGACGTGCGGCTCCCCGACGGCGACGGCGTCACCGTCTGCCGCGAGATCCGCTCCCGGCTGCCCGACCTGGCCTGCCTCATGCTGACCTCGTTCGACGACGAGGACGCCCTGTTCGAGGCCGTCATGGCGGGCGCCGCCGGGTACGTCCTCAAGCAGATCCACGGCTCCGACCTCGTCGGCGCCGTCCGCACCGTCGCCACCGGCCAGTCCCTCCTGGACCCCCGCTCCACCGCCCGCATGCTCCAGCGGCTGCGCGACCGGCAGGAGAAGCAGGACCCGCTCAGGGCCCTGACCGACCAGGAGCGCCACATCTTCGACCTGATCGGCGAGGGCCTCACCAACCGGCAGATCGGCGAGCGGCTCTTCCTCGCCGAGAAGACCGTCAAGAACTACATCTCCAGCATCTTCGCCAAGCTCGGCATGAGCCGCCGCACCCAGGCCGCCGCGCTCGCCGCCCAGCTCAAGGCCGACCGCCGGGACTCGCACATCTAG
- a CDS encoding HAD-IC family P-type ATPase has translation MTTALAPYRRPAEDVVRDLGGDASRGLAAAEAAARLEREGPNTLPAARGRGPVARFLLQFNSPLIYVLLAAAAVTALLGEHVDALVILGVVVVNAVVGFVQESRAEKALTALAAMARTTAVAVRDGAPVKVPAADLVRGDLVVLEAGDKVPADLRLLRTDELAVDESALTGESAPVAKDPAELPEVALADRAAMAFSGTLVTAGRGAGLVVATGADTELGGINRLVQSTAAVQTPLTRKIAQFSRVVTVAILVLAAVTFAIGVLRGRGATEMLTAAVALAVGAIPEGLPAVVTITLALGVARMVRRGAIVRHLPAVETLGGTTVICTDKTGTLTQNQMTVTAISAGGLDYTLTGTGYAPHGTVERDGRPVDAAGHPALRETLLAGLGCNDARLAETDGGWRITGDPTEGALLTSAAKAGLDRVPERTATLPFSSERRYMATLHEDGTIYVKGQLERVLQLCDDAAGPDGAPVPLDPDAVIARAEAYGGEALRVLAFARGRGDTLDGLPRLTFLGLQAMLDPPREEAADAVRTCHGAGIQVKMITGDHAATAAAIGARVGLAGEVMTGAELTGDVSPERVRATTVFARVSPEQKLRLVQALQSSGHVIAMTGDGVNDAPALKQADIGVAMGRSGTDAAKESADMVLTGDDFASIEQAVEEGRGVFDNLVKFIVWALPSNIGLGLVLVAAILAGTALPILPLQVLWLNMTAVLVLGLPFAVEPKDEHIMSRPPRDPALPLLTRAMTTRILLVSAILLAGSFGLQHWERGHGASPEVAQTIVVNVFALTLLTYMFNCLSLDRPLLWRGVRRNPWVAVSVVALAALQALYTYTPFMNDVFDSAPLDAAAWARIAVIAVISYLVVEALKLAQRPR, from the coding sequence ATGACGACGGCTCTCGCGCCTTACCGCAGACCCGCCGAGGACGTCGTGCGCGACCTCGGCGGCGACGCGTCCCGCGGGCTGGCCGCGGCCGAGGCGGCGGCCCGGCTGGAGCGGGAGGGGCCCAACACACTGCCGGCCGCGCGCGGGCGCGGGCCGGTGGCGCGGTTCCTGCTCCAGTTCAACAGCCCGCTGATCTACGTGCTGCTCGCGGCGGCGGCCGTGACCGCGCTGCTCGGCGAGCACGTGGACGCGCTGGTGATCCTCGGCGTGGTGGTCGTGAACGCCGTGGTCGGGTTCGTCCAGGAGTCGCGGGCGGAGAAGGCGCTGACCGCGCTCGCCGCGATGGCGCGCACGACGGCGGTCGCCGTCCGGGACGGCGCGCCGGTCAAGGTCCCGGCGGCCGACCTGGTCCGCGGCGACCTGGTCGTGCTGGAGGCCGGCGACAAGGTCCCGGCCGACCTGCGGCTGCTGCGCACCGACGAGCTGGCGGTGGACGAGTCGGCGCTGACCGGCGAGTCGGCGCCGGTCGCCAAGGACCCGGCGGAGCTGCCGGAGGTCGCGCTCGCCGACCGGGCCGCGATGGCGTTCTCCGGCACGCTGGTGACCGCGGGCCGGGGCGCCGGACTCGTCGTGGCGACCGGCGCGGACACCGAACTCGGCGGCATCAACCGGCTGGTGCAGAGCACGGCGGCGGTACAGACCCCGCTCACCCGCAAGATCGCCCAGTTCAGCCGGGTGGTGACGGTCGCGATCCTGGTGCTGGCCGCCGTCACCTTCGCGATCGGAGTCCTGCGCGGCCGGGGTGCGACCGAGATGCTGACCGCGGCGGTCGCGCTCGCCGTCGGCGCGATCCCCGAGGGCCTGCCCGCCGTCGTGACGATCACGCTGGCGCTCGGCGTCGCCCGGATGGTGCGGCGCGGCGCGATCGTCCGGCACCTGCCCGCCGTGGAGACGCTCGGCGGCACCACCGTCATCTGCACCGACAAGACCGGCACGCTCACCCAGAACCAGATGACCGTCACCGCGATCAGCGCGGGCGGGCTCGACTACACCCTCACCGGCACCGGCTACGCGCCGCACGGCACGGTCGAGCGGGACGGCCGGCCGGTCGACGCCGCCGGCCATCCGGCGCTCAGGGAGACGCTGCTGGCGGGGCTCGGCTGCAACGACGCGCGGCTCGCCGAGACCGACGGCGGCTGGCGGATCACCGGCGACCCCACCGAGGGCGCCCTGCTCACCAGCGCCGCCAAGGCCGGGCTCGACCGGGTCCCGGAGCGGACGGCGACGCTCCCGTTCAGCTCCGAGCGCCGCTACATGGCGACGCTCCACGAGGACGGCACCATCTACGTCAAGGGCCAGCTCGAACGGGTCCTCCAGCTGTGCGACGACGCCGCCGGGCCCGACGGCGCGCCCGTCCCGCTGGACCCGGACGCCGTCATCGCCCGCGCCGAGGCCTACGGCGGCGAGGCCCTGCGCGTGCTGGCGTTCGCCCGAGGGCGCGGCGACACGCTGGACGGGCTGCCCCGGCTGACGTTCCTCGGCCTGCAGGCCATGCTGGACCCGCCGCGCGAGGAGGCCGCCGACGCCGTCCGGACCTGCCACGGCGCCGGCATCCAGGTCAAGATGATCACCGGCGACCACGCGGCGACCGCCGCCGCCATCGGCGCCCGCGTCGGGCTGGCGGGCGAGGTCATGACCGGCGCCGAGCTGACCGGGGACGTCTCCCCCGAACGGGTCCGGGCGACCACGGTCTTCGCCCGCGTCTCCCCCGAGCAGAAGCTCCGCCTCGTCCAGGCGCTGCAGAGCTCCGGGCACGTCATCGCGATGACCGGCGACGGCGTCAACGACGCGCCCGCGCTCAAGCAGGCCGACATCGGCGTGGCGATGGGCCGCAGCGGCACCGACGCCGCCAAGGAGTCCGCCGACATGGTGCTGACCGGCGACGACTTCGCCTCCATCGAGCAGGCCGTCGAGGAGGGGCGCGGCGTCTTCGACAACCTGGTGAAGTTCATCGTGTGGGCGCTGCCGTCCAACATCGGGCTCGGGCTCGTCCTCGTCGCGGCGATCCTCGCCGGGACCGCGCTGCCGATCCTGCCGCTCCAGGTGCTGTGGCTGAACATGACCGCGGTGCTCGTCCTCGGCCTGCCGTTCGCCGTCGAGCCGAAGGACGAGCACATCATGAGCCGCCCGCCGCGCGACCCGGCGCTGCCGCTGCTCACCCGCGCGATGACCACGCGGATCCTGCTGGTCTCGGCGATCCTGCTGGCCGGCTCGTTCGGGCTCCAGCACTGGGAACGCGGCCACGGCGCCTCCCCGGAGGTCGCGCAGACGATCGTCGTCAACGTGTTCGCGCTGACGCTGCTGACCTACATGTTCAACTGCCTGTCCCTGGACCGGCCGCTGCTGTGGCGGGGCGTCCGCCGCAACCCGTGGGTCGCCGTCAGCGTCGTCGCCCTCGCCGCGCTCCAGGCGCTCTACACCTACACGCCCTTCATGAACGACGTGTTCGACTCCGCGCCTCTCGACGCCGCCGCCTGGGCGCGCATCGCGGTCATCGCCGTCATCTCCTACCTGGTGGTGGAGGCGCTCAAGCTCGCCCAGCGGCCCCGCTGA
- a CDS encoding multicopper oxidase domain-containing protein has translation MERVNLSRGARPSPPVAGVLVGCLLTALAVVFATSGRTDSPARTVTASGTRVVEVTLANMRIRPGTIEAAPGARLVLRVTNRDAMRHDLRLASGQATPMLDRGESATLTVPPLKGAVDGWCTVAGHRAAGMTMRIKPTGGHQAHAPSMNHQAMGTGGLDLSAQPSAGWAPYDAALKPARGVREHRVELRAGDRELEVAPGVRQTMWTFGGSVPGPVLRGRVGDVFVITLVNDTTMGHGIDFHAGSLAPDVPMRTIGPGERLTYRFTAERAGAWLYHCSTMPMLQHIANGMYGAVIIDPPDLPAVDREYVLVQGELYVGVPGSQDQVAKMREGRPDAWMFNGTAAGYDHAPLTARTGDRVRVWVVDAGPSSGTAFHIVGAQFDTLYKEGAYRLRKGDPGGAQILDLAPGQGGFVETVVPEAGHYPFVDHDMRHGETGAHGILKVTP, from the coding sequence GTGGAACGCGTGAACCTTTCGCGCGGCGCGCGGCCATCGCCGCCGGTCGCCGGTGTCCTGGTCGGCTGCCTTCTGACCGCCTTGGCGGTGGTGTTCGCGACGAGCGGCCGGACCGACTCGCCCGCCCGCACCGTCACCGCGTCGGGGACGCGTGTGGTGGAGGTGACGTTGGCGAACATGCGCATCCGGCCGGGGACGATCGAGGCCGCGCCGGGTGCGCGGTTGGTGTTGCGGGTGACGAACAGGGATGCGATGCGGCATGACCTGCGTCTGGCGTCGGGTCAGGCGACTCCGATGCTGGATCGGGGGGAGTCGGCGACGCTGACGGTGCCGCCGCTGAAGGGGGCGGTTGACGGCTGGTGCACGGTTGCGGGCCATCGTGCCGCCGGGATGACGATGCGGATCAAGCCGACCGGCGGGCACCAGGCGCACGCGCCGTCGATGAACCATCAGGCGATGGGCACCGGCGGGCTCGACCTGTCCGCCCAGCCCTCAGCGGGCTGGGCCCCCTACGACGCCGCGCTCAAGCCCGCCCGCGGGGTGAGGGAGCACCGGGTGGAGTTGCGTGCCGGGGACCGGGAGTTGGAGGTCGCGCCCGGGGTGCGGCAGACGATGTGGACGTTCGGCGGCAGTGTCCCGGGTCCGGTGTTGCGCGGCAGGGTCGGGGACGTGTTCGTGATCACCCTGGTCAACGACACCACCATGGGCCATGGCATCGACTTCCACGCGGGCAGCCTGGCCCCGGACGTGCCGATGCGCACGATCGGGCCGGGGGAGCGGTTGACGTACCGGTTCACCGCCGAGCGTGCGGGGGCGTGGCTGTATCACTGCTCGACCATGCCGATGCTGCAGCACATCGCCAACGGGATGTACGGCGCGGTCATCATCGACCCGCCCGATCTGCCGGCGGTCGACCGTGAGTACGTCTTGGTCCAGGGCGAGTTGTACGTGGGCGTGCCCGGCTCGCAGGATCAGGTGGCCAAGATGCGCGAAGGCCGTCCGGACGCGTGGATGTTCAACGGCACCGCCGCCGGCTACGACCATGCTCCGCTGACCGCTCGTACCGGTGACCGCGTCCGCGTGTGGGTGGTGGACGCCGGACCGTCGTCCGGCACCGCGTTCCACATCGTCGGCGCCCAGTTCGACACCCTCTACAAAGAGGGTGCCTACCGACTCCGCAAGGGGGACCCGGGCGGCGCGCAGATCCTCGATCTGGCACCGGGCCAGGGCGGGTTCGTCGAGACCGTCGTCCCCGAAGCGGGCCACTATCCCTTCGTCGACCACGACATGCGCCACGGCGAAACCGGCGCCCACGGAATCCTGAAGGTGACCCCATGA
- a CDS encoding hemerythrin domain-containing protein: MPTLVNEFTKVFRAEHRGVRDLLLDLVEAFRLRDTERARELVVAVDAATGPHFRYEEESMYPQLVAVFGAEYVAKLLTDHDGAIRTVRRLYVLTEHDRLTPRQAERGIELARRILPHVSDCDGLSIMVETLPEATVGSILETRRNARAAGLDLLTWAATARARNV, translated from the coding sequence ATGCCCACACTCGTCAACGAGTTCACCAAGGTGTTCCGTGCGGAGCACCGCGGTGTCCGCGACCTGCTGCTCGACCTGGTGGAGGCGTTCCGGCTGCGGGACACCGAGCGGGCGCGCGAGCTGGTCGTCGCCGTCGACGCCGCCACCGGGCCCCATTTCCGGTACGAGGAGGAGTCGATGTACCCGCAGCTCGTCGCCGTGTTCGGCGCCGAGTACGTGGCGAAGCTGCTCACCGACCACGACGGCGCGATCCGCACCGTCCGGCGGCTGTACGTTCTCACCGAGCACGACCGGCTGACGCCCCGGCAGGCCGAGCGCGGGATCGAGCTGGCCCGGCGGATCCTGCCGCACGTCAGCGACTGCGACGGGCTGTCGATCATGGTGGAGACCCTCCCCGAGGCCACGGTCGGCTCCATCCTGGAGACGCGGCGGAACGCGCGCGCCGCCGGGCTGGACCTGCTGACGTGGGCCGCGACCGCGCGGGCCCGCAATGTCTGA